A stretch of the Planktothricoides raciborskii GIHE-MW2 genome encodes the following:
- the drmD gene encoding DISARM system SNF2-like helicase DrmD — MNQLSLGQIVKVRSRHYLVQEIIPPTEAGKDESVSLACVDDDAIGEELTVFWHRELDAKILPESSWDLVAKRGFDRGNDFSAYLHTLRWNCVTSTKKELFQSPYRAGIQIKTYQLEPLRKALSMPRVSLFIADDVGLGKTIEAGLILREMILRQKVKRVVISCPPSVVQQWQEEMEHRFGLLFQIFDREFMAGKRRERGYGINPWKTHNRFIISHALLRDEIYASLLRDWLDKDNLSAGSLLILDEAHHAAPSSSSRYAVDSHLTKVVREIAPKFEHKLFLSATPHNGHSNSFSTLLEILDPQRFCRGISVDKRLLEAVMVRRLKQDLRAIDPADFPERLVIPIIIDGLPKDAPELKLAELLQAYRSSREERLKTAKKSTQTTAILVLTSLQKRLLSSIEAFARTLQVHRQSIERAIEKSKSTNLSSFSAFSADSGRYALLQESISSDDDRADLAEAEVEAEEEAQMTAASQAIAQDLGQVSPQELQLLATMADIADTARYQPDSRMVKLIEWIRENLCPNLGQPGAQWHDRRVLIFTEYADTKRYLERQLKQAIANSDQAEDRIATFHGGIGDDRREEIKKAFNENPAQHPLRILIATDAAREGVNLQNYCADLFHFDLPWNPSRMEQRNGRIDRKLQRETIVRCHYFILQQRSEDRVLDVLVKKTQTILQELGSLSPVVEKNLTQILDAGISAKEEGKLTEAIAQSSETGFDEKTRVIQGELEPIREQQQKLYQQQEELEEILQKSRQWLGLDDIHFRHALSVSLQLMGAEGLQLESSAANSADRYVDRYILPNLDQQTGDATWANTLDSLRSPRTKGKTLWDWRRETPIRPVVFRDPGTLDGEVVHLHLEHRLVQRLLGRFLSQGFAQDQLTRACVCFTNDAIPKVVILGRLSLYGDRAARLHDEILAVAAQWNNPESRGRGKLRPLSETEKANVMDELETCLGDRLLRNVPDQLLDRFKAYVSQDIAELKGHLAKRAEIISDRAIRELTKRGEQEAKEMQQLLTQQRDRILDQQKIEAYQLSLFNTDEKRQIEADRRYWEIRLDQLTEEINTEPERIEQSYQVKAIRIEPVGVVYLWPTSS, encoded by the coding sequence ATGAATCAGTTATCTTTAGGGCAAATTGTTAAAGTCCGATCGCGCCATTATTTAGTTCAGGAAATTATCCCACCGACGGAAGCAGGAAAGGATGAAAGTGTCAGTTTAGCTTGTGTGGATGATGATGCGATCGGGGAAGAATTGACCGTATTTTGGCATCGAGAACTTGATGCCAAAATTTTGCCTGAGTCCTCTTGGGATTTAGTGGCAAAAAGAGGGTTCGATCGCGGAAATGATTTTTCCGCTTATTTACATACTTTGCGTTGGAATTGTGTCACTTCCACGAAAAAAGAATTATTTCAATCTCCCTATCGGGCGGGCATTCAAATTAAAACCTATCAGTTAGAACCCCTGCGGAAAGCATTATCAATGCCACGGGTTTCTTTGTTTATTGCCGATGATGTGGGATTGGGAAAAACCATTGAAGCGGGCTTAATTTTGCGGGAAATGATTTTGCGGCAAAAAGTGAAACGAGTAGTGATTTCTTGTCCTCCGTCGGTGGTGCAACAATGGCAAGAAGAAATGGAACATCGCTTTGGGTTGCTGTTTCAAATCTTCGATCGCGAATTTATGGCTGGTAAAAGAAGAGAACGGGGTTATGGAATTAATCCTTGGAAAACTCACAACCGATTTATTATTTCTCATGCTTTATTACGGGATGAAATTTATGCTTCTCTTTTACGGGATTGGTTAGATAAAGATAATCTTTCTGCCGGTTCTTTGCTAATATTAGATGAAGCCCATCATGCGGCCCCATCTAGCAGTTCTCGTTATGCCGTGGATTCCCATTTAACCAAAGTTGTCCGGGAAATTGCCCCGAAATTTGAGCATAAATTATTCTTAAGTGCGACCCCGCATAATGGCCATTCTAATAGTTTCTCTACCTTATTAGAAATTCTCGATCCGCAGCGGTTTTGTCGCGGTATTTCCGTCGATAAGAGACTATTAGAAGCGGTGATGGTACGGCGGTTAAAACAAGATTTACGGGCGATCGATCCAGCGGATTTTCCCGAACGTCTGGTGATTCCCATTATCATTGATGGGTTGCCCAAGGATGCCCCAGAGTTAAAATTAGCGGAATTATTGCAAGCTTATCGCAGTAGTCGAGAAGAACGGTTAAAAACTGCTAAGAAGTCAACCCAAACTACGGCTATTTTGGTGTTAACTTCTTTGCAAAAACGGCTGTTGTCTTCTATTGAGGCTTTTGCCCGGACTTTGCAGGTGCATCGGCAGTCCATTGAACGGGCAATAGAGAAGTCAAAATCGACTAATTTATCGAGTTTTTCCGCTTTTTCCGCTGATTCTGGGCGTTATGCTTTATTGCAGGAAAGTATTAGCAGTGATGACGATCGCGCTGATTTAGCAGAAGCGGAAGTGGAGGCAGAAGAAGAAGCGCAAATGACCGCTGCTTCTCAGGCAATTGCTCAAGATTTGGGGCAAGTTTCTCCCCAGGAGTTACAGTTATTAGCAACTATGGCGGATATTGCGGACACTGCCCGCTATCAACCCGATAGTCGGATGGTAAAATTAATTGAGTGGATTCGGGAAAACCTTTGTCCCAATTTAGGGCAACCTGGGGCGCAATGGCACGATCGCCGTGTATTAATTTTTACCGAATATGCGGATACTAAACGCTATTTGGAACGGCAGCTAAAACAGGCGATCGCGAATTCTGACCAAGCAGAAGACCGAATTGCCACGTTTCATGGGGGTATCGGGGACGATCGCCGCGAGGAGATTAAAAAAGCATTTAATGAGAATCCAGCCCAGCATCCGTTACGGATTTTAATTGCCACGGATGCTGCGAGAGAAGGGGTGAATTTACAAAACTATTGCGCCGATTTATTTCACTTTGATTTACCCTGGAATCCTAGCCGCATGGAACAGCGCAATGGTCGCATCGATCGCAAGTTGCAACGAGAGACAATTGTCCGCTGTCACTATTTTATTTTGCAGCAACGTTCCGAGGATCGGGTTTTGGATGTGTTGGTGAAAAAAACCCAGACTATTTTGCAAGAGTTGGGCAGTTTATCCCCCGTAGTGGAGAAAAATTTAACCCAAATTTTAGATGCGGGCATTTCCGCAAAAGAAGAGGGGAAACTTACGGAGGCGATCGCCCAATCCAGCGAAACCGGATTTGATGAAAAAACTCGCGTCATTCAAGGAGAACTGGAACCGATTCGGGAACAACAGCAAAAACTCTATCAGCAGCAGGAAGAATTAGAGGAAATTTTGCAAAAGTCCCGGCAATGGTTAGGACTTGATGACATTCATTTTCGCCATGCCCTTTCTGTGTCTTTGCAGTTAATGGGGGCTGAAGGTTTACAGCTTGAAAGTTCCGCCGCGAATTCTGCCGATCGCTATGTCGATCGCTATATTTTGCCGAACTTAGACCAACAAACTGGGGATGCAACTTGGGCCAATACTCTTGATAGTTTGCGATCGCCGCGAACCAAGGGCAAAACTCTCTGGGACTGGCGCCGAGAAACTCCGATTCGTCCCGTGGTATTTCGTGACCCTGGAACTTTAGACGGGGAAGTTGTCCATCTACATTTAGAACATCGTTTAGTTCAGCGGTTATTAGGGCGATTTTTATCTCAAGGTTTTGCCCAAGACCAGTTAACTCGCGCTTGCGTTTGCTTCACTAATGATGCTATTCCTAAAGTGGTTATTTTGGGGCGGTTATCTTTATATGGCGATCGCGCAGCCCGACTCCATGACGAAATTTTGGCCGTTGCTGCCCAATGGAATAACCCAGAAAGTCGGGGGCGGGGCAAATTACGGCCTTTGTCGGAAACCGAAAAAGCCAATGTGATGGACGAGTTAGAAACTTGTTTGGGCGATCGCCTCTTACGCAATGTCCCCGACCAGCTATTAGACCGATTTAAGGCTTATGTTTCTCAAGATATTGCCGAATTAAAAGGACATTTGGCAAAACGGGCAGAAATTATCAGCGATCGGGCCATTCGAGAACTCACCAAACGGGGAGAACAAGAAGCCAAAGAAATGCAGCAACTTTTAACCCAACAACGCGATCGCATCCTCGATCAACAAAAAATCGAAGCCTATCAACTTTCTCTATTTAATACCGATGAAAAGCGACAAATAGAAGCCGATCGCCGTTACTGGGAAATTCGGTTAGACCAACTAACCGAAGAAATTAATACGGAACCGGAACGGATCGAACAAAGCTACCAAGTAAAAGCGATCCGCATAGAACCCGTTGGGGTCGTCTATTTATGGCCGACTTCCAGTTAA
- a CDS encoding cofactor assembly of complex C subunit B: MNPPIISSTFLLTLLMMIGLVFFIRASVKDRTEELEFSSQQPEDSVLRQLEKHFTDRSYRVAAVNPQEHQVKFEGLVSPSWFLAIFLSFLAGAGTLCLALVLSMLFPNVGNLFLSLLLLSPLAGVFYWQKAGRLEQVLLTVKTPESLENTQSGCQVRVTAHRDELIVLRETLQLPLSD, translated from the coding sequence ATGAATCCGCCTATTATCTCATCGACATTCTTATTGACCTTATTGATGATGATCGGGCTAGTCTTCTTTATTCGGGCTTCGGTGAAAGATCGCACGGAGGAACTTGAGTTTAGCAGCCAGCAGCCGGAAGACTCTGTACTTCGACAACTAGAAAAACATTTTACCGATCGCTCCTACCGGGTCGCGGCGGTCAACCCCCAGGAACACCAGGTAAAGTTTGAAGGGCTTGTCAGTCCTAGCTGGTTTTTGGCCATATTTTTATCGTTTCTGGCCGGTGCGGGAACTCTCTGCTTGGCGTTGGTGTTATCCATGTTATTCCCGAATGTAGGCAATCTGTTTTTGAGCTTATTGTTACTATCACCCTTAGCGGGAGTTTTCTATTGGCAAAAAGCCGGTCGGCTGGAGCAGGTGTTACTCACGGTGAAGACCCCAGAGTCGCTAGAAAATACGCAGTCAGGGTGTCAGGTGAGAGTAACGGCTCACCGGGATGAACTAATTGTTTTGCGGGAAACACTTCAGTTGCCGTTATCTGATTAG
- a CDS encoding DUF3155 domain-containing protein — MARRRKRKSRRRQEGRRILEQVPQYSIESGEDKPVTAARKYIKAEGITPPALLLVKRNEHTTDRYFWAEKGLFGAQYVEENHFLFPSLKSIEVHTDNSLTSVNTRSELKAKAV, encoded by the coding sequence TTGGCTAGGAGACGTAAGCGGAAAAGCCGTCGTCGCCAAGAGGGGCGTAGAATTCTCGAACAGGTGCCTCAATATAGTATCGAAAGTGGAGAAGATAAGCCCGTAACGGCTGCCCGCAAATACATTAAAGCAGAAGGGATTACGCCCCCCGCTTTATTGCTAGTAAAAAGAAATGAACACACCACTGATCGATACTTCTGGGCAGAAAAAGGTTTGTTTGGGGCACAATATGTGGAAGAAAATCACTTTTTATTCCCTAGCCTTAAATCCATCGAAGTACATACAGATAATTCTCTCACATCTGTTAACACCCGCTCAGAACTAAAAGCAAAAGCTGTATGA
- a CDS encoding GAF domain-containing sensor histidine kinase, with product MFMPASSEFVTLCRSQMTLLSQVLGAALSVVYLTEELAEGEQAKLIPVVAYPDSDVVWQQDQEMGLLPVQPLTKQPIRGLLSAGKSPELSRSLPAEESMEEFLADADDTSYGQNQAENATPTRQLVLPLIHDGIVIGLLVTTRRDRPWQPREVSQISRIADTLAIARILDQRGGWLENQLRQKQMIQSQQQDLLDNLLHQLRSPLTALRTFGKLLLKRFTAEDPNRQIAANILRESDRVQEFLTLMDRMIDLNHPEPIHPLELVGEPEKIQKNAKTSPGSSSGMLRLLPPSPIASCSVAAVLKPLLVSAEAIAADKNISCHLDLPENLPSVRANPQALREVLSNLIDNAVKYTAPGGHIYIQVNLPDRQTDSSKTQSQGSSSLMAIAISDTGPGIPEQDLDHLFERHYRGVQANGNIPGTGLGLAIVQDLLNEMQADIEVFSPAATQWLPANRLPTPDPGTTFVIWLTTETPETKKTP from the coding sequence ATGTTCATGCCTGCCAGTTCTGAATTTGTGACACTCTGCCGATCGCAAATGACTTTATTAAGTCAAGTTTTGGGAGCGGCATTGAGTGTGGTGTATTTAACCGAGGAACTGGCGGAAGGAGAACAGGCCAAACTGATTCCCGTTGTGGCCTATCCTGACAGTGATGTGGTTTGGCAACAAGATCAAGAGATGGGTTTGTTGCCGGTTCAACCTTTGACTAAACAACCGATTCGCGGGTTACTTAGCGCCGGCAAATCCCCGGAATTGTCGCGATCGCTGCCAGCAGAAGAGTCGATGGAAGAGTTTTTAGCGGATGCGGATGACACCTCTTATGGGCAGAATCAAGCCGAAAACGCCACTCCAACTCGGCAGTTAGTTTTGCCTTTAATTCACGATGGGATTGTAATTGGTTTGTTGGTGACAACTCGACGCGATCGCCCTTGGCAACCCCGCGAAGTGAGTCAGATTTCCCGAATTGCCGATACATTGGCGATCGCCCGGATTTTGGATCAACGGGGGGGCTGGTTAGAAAATCAGCTACGGCAAAAACAAATGATTCAATCTCAACAACAGGATCTCCTAGATAATTTACTGCATCAACTCCGCAGCCCCCTGACCGCTTTACGCACCTTTGGTAAATTGTTACTCAAGCGTTTTACCGCCGAAGATCCCAATCGCCAAATCGCCGCGAATATCCTCCGAGAAAGCGATCGGGTGCAAGAATTCCTGACTCTTATGGATCGGATGATTGACCTAAATCATCCAGAACCGATTCATCCGTTAGAACTGGTTGGTGAGCCTGAAAAAATTCAGAAAAATGCCAAAACTTCCCCAGGGAGTAGTTCCGGGATGTTGCGGTTATTACCTCCGAGTCCGATCGCCTCCTGTTCTGTAGCGGCAGTGCTTAAACCGTTGCTAGTTTCCGCAGAGGCGATCGCCGCCGACAAAAACATCTCTTGTCACCTCGACTTACCGGAAAACTTGCCATCGGTTCGGGCAAATCCGCAAGCTTTGCGGGAAGTGTTAAGTAATTTAATCGATAATGCGGTGAAATATACCGCCCCCGGTGGCCATATCTATATTCAAGTGAATCTTCCAGATCGACAAACTGACTCCAGCAAAACTCAGTCTCAGGGGTCATCCTCGCTCATGGCGATCGCGATTAGCGATACGGGGCCGGGAATTCCTGAACAGGATTTAGACCATTTATTTGAAAGACATTATCGCGGAGTCCAAGCCAACGGCAACATCCCCGGGACAGGATTAGGATTGGCGATCGTTCAAGACCTTCTTAACGAAATGCAGGCAGATATTGAAGTATTTAGCCCTGCCGCGACCCAGTGGCTACCAGCCAACCGTTTACCCACCCCAGATCCGGGCACCACTTTTGTGATTTGGCTAACCACCGAAACCCCAGAAACGAAAAAAACACCCTGA
- a CDS encoding cyclic nucleotide-binding domain-containing protein produces the protein MKKVLFILSELSTRDIDWLLTHGQVQEVTKGTVLIHEGLPLDALYIVLDGILTVSVAGLGNREVAKIVCGEVLGEMSFVDGSPPSATVKAIENSLVLAINQKKLSQKLEEDVLFALRFYQAITKFLSYRLRGTFQSFSMKESSEPQNNALDDAEDVMGGANWEMAKAKFERLIQGIKQGSTLV, from the coding sequence ATGAAAAAAGTTTTATTTATCCTGAGTGAATTGAGTACGCGGGATATTGACTGGCTATTGACTCATGGGCAAGTCCAAGAAGTCACCAAAGGCACTGTATTGATTCACGAAGGACTGCCCCTTGATGCTTTGTACATTGTCCTAGATGGCATTTTGACGGTTTCCGTGGCCGGGTTAGGCAACCGGGAAGTGGCTAAAATTGTCTGTGGGGAAGTTTTGGGAGAAATGTCTTTTGTGGATGGTAGCCCCCCGTCCGCTACGGTGAAAGCCATTGAAAATTCTTTAGTTTTAGCAATTAATCAAAAAAAATTGAGCCAAAAACTAGAGGAAGATGTGCTGTTTGCTTTGCGCTTTTACCAAGCAATTACTAAGTTTCTCTCCTACCGATTACGCGGCACTTTCCAGAGTTTTAGCATGAAGGAATCTTCCGAACCCCAAAATAACGCTTTGGATGATGCAGAGGATGTGATGGGAGGAGCTAACTGGGAAATGGCCAAGGCTAAATTTGAGCGATTGATTCAAGGGATTAAACAAGGTTCAACATTGGTCTAG
- a CDS encoding 16S rRNA (cytosine(967)-C(5))-methyltransferase, producing the protein MQNSRQIAFLILRDIHRRGAFADVALDKWLRQVQIESKAEEIKSDRAESRNENRALVTELVYGCVRRMRSLDALIDLLAKKPADKQPPDLRIILHIGFYQLRYLNQISAATAVDTTVELAKTNGMSGLTGVVNGLLRQYLRQAEAGTIEDGLIKASGDSSIPGKHLGIIHSYPDWIVNNWLEQLGLEETEQLCEWFNQSPTIDLRVNPLRSSVDQVETALQDGGVKVSRLPALPQGLRLTGKVGAIAALPGYEQGWWTIQDSSAQLVTYLLDPQPDSVVIDACAAPGGKTTHIAELMGDKGTIWACDRTPSRLKKVKENAHRLQLKSIQTITGDSRKLSQFKETADFVLLDAPCSGLGTLHRRADIRWRQTPENIQEICQLQRELLEQVCQWVKPGGILVYSTCTLYSPENEEAIADFLSQHHDWQIELPKAGNPAAEFITPEGWIKVWPHRHIMDGFFMVRLRKTTQ; encoded by the coding sequence ATGCAAAATTCTCGTCAGATAGCGTTTCTAATACTTCGAGATATCCATCGTCGAGGTGCTTTTGCGGATGTGGCTTTGGATAAGTGGCTGCGTCAGGTTCAGATCGAATCCAAGGCTGAAGAAATAAAATCCGATCGCGCAGAGTCTCGGAACGAGAATCGCGCTTTGGTGACCGAACTGGTTTATGGCTGTGTCAGAAGGATGCGATCGCTGGATGCGTTGATTGATTTATTGGCTAAAAAGCCTGCGGACAAACAACCCCCGGATTTGCGGATTATTCTGCATATAGGATTCTATCAACTGCGATATTTAAATCAAATTTCCGCAGCTACGGCGGTGGATACTACGGTGGAATTGGCAAAAACAAATGGGATGTCAGGATTAACCGGGGTAGTTAATGGTTTACTTCGGCAGTATCTTCGGCAGGCCGAAGCTGGTACGATTGAAGATGGACTGATCAAAGCCAGTGGCGATAGTTCTATTCCAGGAAAACATTTGGGAATTATCCATAGTTATCCTGACTGGATTGTGAATAATTGGTTAGAACAATTAGGATTAGAAGAAACTGAGCAACTTTGTGAATGGTTTAATCAATCACCCACCATTGATTTGCGGGTTAATCCATTGCGAAGTTCCGTGGATCAAGTGGAAACGGCATTACAAGATGGAGGAGTTAAGGTTAGTCGTTTGCCTGCTTTGCCCCAAGGATTAAGATTAACCGGAAAAGTGGGAGCGATCGCTGCTCTCCCCGGATATGAACAAGGCTGGTGGACTATCCAAGATAGTAGTGCTCAATTAGTCACTTATTTATTAGATCCTCAACCAGATAGCGTAGTAATTGATGCTTGTGCTGCCCCTGGAGGCAAAACCACCCATATTGCAGAGTTAATGGGAGATAAAGGCACAATTTGGGCGTGCGATCGCACCCCTTCTCGACTGAAAAAAGTCAAAGAAAATGCTCATAGATTACAACTCAAATCGATTCAAACTATTACTGGGGATAGTCGCAAATTATCTCAATTTAAAGAAACCGCTGATTTTGTGCTTTTAGATGCCCCTTGTTCGGGATTAGGCACCCTACATCGCCGTGCGGATATTCGGTGGAGACAAACCCCAGAAAATATTCAAGAAATTTGTCAATTACAAAGGGAACTTTTAGAGCAAGTTTGCCAATGGGTCAAACCAGGGGGCATTTTAGTTTATTCCACTTGTACTCTTTATTCTCCTGAAAATGAAGAGGCGATCGCCGATTTCTTATCTCAACACCATGACTGGCAAATTGAACTACCAAAAGCAGGCAATCCTGCGGCAGAATTTATCACTCCTGAAGGGTGGATAAAAGTTTGGCCTCATCGTCATATAATGGATGGATTTTTTATGGTGAGATTAAGAAAAACTACCCAATAA
- the psb35 gene encoding photosystem II assembly protein Psb35 translates to MNILIEVGANPATNFPVEFVAVYVVGFIAAVTIGSIAWYNSKRPPGWENAERPNIIPDLNTEKNDQKDS, encoded by the coding sequence ATGAATATACTGATCGAGGTTGGGGCTAATCCAGCCACAAATTTTCCCGTAGAATTTGTCGCTGTTTATGTAGTGGGATTTATTGCAGCGGTGACGATTGGTTCGATCGCCTGGTATAACTCCAAGCGTCCTCCCGGCTGGGAAAATGCGGAACGTCCTAATATTATCCCTGACTTAAACACTGAGAAAAACGACCAAAAAGATAGTTAA
- a CDS encoding penicillin-binding protein 1A, translated as MLSSESENPENNQPQTEEQTNPAEEKSTANQIRKWAVVLKPLLTTKDGKPRYRTVSFWVYTVGAIAVTGGVGTAGFGLWYLNSTLPDVSEVFSFVRDGTVTIKAADGTILQQLGPATREKLDIEKIPQLQIDAFIASEDRRFYQHNGIDYQGIFRAMFSNLKAGGVVQGASTITQQLARVVFLTQEQTVWRKLREALLSWKLEKHISKQDILESYLNNVYLGSGAYGVADAAWVYFSKSVDQLTLPEMALIAGLPPAPSVYSPLVNQDLSKERRNLVLDSMAELGFITPEKASQAKAEPLAIKASSPKRLYVEAPYFTSYIQKELPKYISSEALELGGLTVETTVNPKWQKIAEQTIRETVEIDGYAQGFEQAAFVAIEPVTGEIKAMVGGRSFKESEFNRVTQAQRQPGSTFKGLVYTAAIAAGFYPTDGYEDANFTVDGYKPKNYDGKYRGWITMRDALTSSTNVVAVKVLMEVGFEPTIKLANAMGIKSKLEPIYSLALGGSEVNLLELTSAYGTLAAEGKYIPPHGIVRVRDRRGEVIYEPKFAPKQAVDRDSAAIVTWMLESVVNAGTGGPAQLRDRPVAGKTGTSDEARDLWFIGYIPQLVAGVWLGNDDSYPTWGSSGTAAFTWGEFMNKVREDIPVANFPEVPSWEGREPTIKAQPVQPNSVIYGDTTPDNAQKVENVSVTNDYEYPQGYE; from the coding sequence ATGCTTAGTTCAGAAAGTGAAAATCCTGAAAATAATCAGCCGCAAACCGAGGAACAGACCAATCCTGCCGAAGAAAAGTCAACGGCGAATCAAATACGCAAATGGGCTGTTGTCTTAAAACCATTGTTAACCACTAAAGATGGCAAACCCCGGTATCGCACTGTGTCATTTTGGGTCTATACCGTGGGTGCGATCGCGGTGACAGGGGGTGTAGGAACCGCCGGCTTTGGCTTATGGTACTTAAACAGCACATTGCCCGATGTGAGTGAAGTCTTCAGCTTTGTCCGGGATGGCACCGTCACCATCAAAGCCGCTGATGGCACCATACTCCAACAATTAGGCCCTGCCACGCGAGAAAAACTCGACATTGAAAAGATTCCTCAACTCCAGATTGATGCCTTTATCGCTTCAGAAGACCGCCGCTTTTACCAGCACAATGGCATCGATTACCAAGGAATTTTCCGAGCCATGTTTTCTAACCTAAAAGCGGGGGGTGTTGTCCAAGGAGCCAGTACCATCACCCAACAGTTAGCCAGAGTGGTCTTTCTGACTCAAGAACAGACTGTATGGCGGAAACTGCGGGAAGCCCTGCTGTCCTGGAAACTGGAAAAACATATCAGCAAACAAGATATCTTAGAAAGCTACCTCAATAATGTTTATTTAGGTTCAGGCGCTTATGGGGTAGCAGATGCCGCTTGGGTTTATTTCAGTAAGTCCGTAGATCAGTTGACCTTACCAGAAATGGCCTTGATTGCCGGTTTACCTCCAGCCCCTAGTGTCTATTCTCCTTTGGTGAATCAAGACCTGAGCAAAGAACGACGTAATTTAGTCTTGGATTCAATGGCTGAGTTAGGATTTATTACTCCTGAAAAGGCATCTCAGGCAAAAGCGGAACCCTTGGCGATTAAAGCCAGTTCTCCGAAACGGCTTTATGTGGAGGCGCCGTATTTTACCTCTTATATTCAAAAAGAATTACCCAAATATATCTCATCAGAAGCTCTGGAACTCGGAGGGCTGACGGTGGAAACCACGGTTAATCCGAAATGGCAGAAAATTGCCGAACAAACTATTCGCGAGACGGTGGAAATCGATGGCTATGCCCAAGGATTTGAGCAAGCGGCATTTGTGGCGATCGAACCTGTCACCGGAGAAATTAAGGCAATGGTGGGAGGACGCAGTTTCAAAGAAAGCGAGTTTAATCGCGTCACTCAAGCTCAACGTCAACCCGGTTCGACTTTTAAAGGGTTGGTTTATACTGCGGCGATCGCGGCTGGGTTTTATCCCACCGATGGCTATGAAGACGCCAACTTTACTGTTGATGGCTACAAACCCAAGAACTATGACGGCAAATATCGCGGTTGGATCACCATGCGGGATGCCCTGACTTCCTCTACCAATGTGGTAGCGGTAAAAGTCTTAATGGAGGTGGGTTTTGAACCTACCATTAAATTGGCTAATGCAATGGGGATTAAATCAAAACTTGAACCCATCTATTCTTTAGCCTTGGGCGGTTCCGAAGTCAACCTCTTGGAGTTAACCAGTGCTTACGGCACCTTAGCGGCAGAAGGTAAATATATCCCACCCCACGGAATTGTCCGAGTGCGCGATCGCCGAGGGGAGGTGATTTATGAGCCTAAGTTCGCTCCCAAACAAGCGGTAGATCGTGATAGTGCTGCCATTGTCACTTGGATGTTGGAATCAGTGGTTAATGCGGGTACTGGCGGCCCTGCCCAACTGCGCGATCGCCCGGTTGCAGGAAAAACTGGCACCTCTGATGAAGCCCGTGACCTCTGGTTTATTGGCTATATTCCTCAACTTGTGGCTGGGGTTTGGTTGGGCAACGATGACAGCTATCCCACTTGGGGCAGTAGCGGCACAGCGGCATTCACTTGGGGGGAATTTATGAATAAGGTACGTGAAGACATTCCTGTGGCAAACTTTCCTGAAGTGCCAAGCTGGGAAGGACGGGAACCCACCATCAAAGCCCAACCCGTACAGCCTAATTCTGTGATTTACGGCGATACCACCCCGGATAATGCCCAAAAAGTTGAGAATGTTTCGGTGACGAATGACTATGAATACCCACAGGGCTATGAGTAA